A single Phragmites australis chromosome 4, lpPhrAust1.1, whole genome shotgun sequence DNA region contains:
- the LOC133916753 gene encoding polyadenylate-binding protein RBP47B'-like isoform X1, translating to MAAAPYHQPTSLEEVRTLWIGDLQYWTDENYLYGCFAHTGEVQSVKIIRNKLTSLPEGYGFIEFISHEAAEKVLQTYNGTQMPGTEHTFRLNWASFGSGERRPDAGPDHSIFVGDLAPDVTDYLLQETFRVNYQSVRGAKVVTDPNTGRSKGYGFVKFADENEKNRAMTEMNGVYCSTRPMRISAAIPKKSTGSQLQYPAAKAMYPATTYAVPQLQTVLPDSDLTNTTIFIGNLDPNVTEDELRQICVQFGELIYVKIPVGKGCGFVQYASRASAEEAVQRLHGTVIGQQVVRLSWGRSPASKQQDPSVVWSQQADPNQWSSTYYGYGYDAYGYAQDPSYAYGAYAGYSQYPQQVEGTGDASSVAGRHPGMEQKEEAYDPMNIPDVDKLNASYMAVHGRAMVGRSLWLKTNPLPQPT from the exons atggcggcggcgccgtACCACCAACCGACGAGCCTGGAGGAGGTCCGGACGCTGTGGATCGGCGACCTCCAGTATTGGACCGACGAGAACTACCTCTACGGCTGCTTCGCCCACACCGGCGAG GTACAATCTGTTAAAATAATACGCAACAAACTAACAAGCCTTCCAGAGGGTTATGGTTTCATAGAATTCATTTCGCATGAAGCTGCTGAGAAAGTTCTACAGACTTACAATGGCACACAGATGCCTGGAACCGAGCATACGTTCAGATTGAACTGGGCCTCTTTCGGCTCTGGTGAGAGGCGTCCCGATGCAGGACCTGATCATTCGATTTTCGTAGGGGACCTGGCACCTGATGTCACAGATTACTTACTACAGGAGACTTTCCGGGTGAACTATCAATCTGTTAGAGGGGCTAAGGTTGTCACAGATCCAAATACTGGGAGATCCAAAGGATACGGATTTGTAAAATTCGCAGATGAAAATGAAAAGAATCGTGCAATGAcagaaatgaatggtgtgtacTGCTCAACAAGACCTATGCGGATAAGTGCTGCAATACCTAAGAAATCCACTGGCTCACAGCTTCAATATCCAGCTGCTAAAG CGATGTATCCAGCAACAACTTATGCAGTTCCTCAGCTTCAGACAGTTTTACCTGATAGTGATCTTACAAACACTACT ATATTTATCGGTAACTTGGACCCGAATGTGACAGAAGATGAGCTGAGGCAGATATGCGTGCAATTTGGGGAGCTTATATATGTGAAAATTCCAGTTGGTAAAGGATGTGGATTTGTACAATACGCTTCTAG GGCATCAGCTGAAGAGGCAGTACAACGTCTTCATGGCACAGTGATTGGCCAACAAGTAGTTCGGCTTTCATGGGGCAGAAGTCCTGCAAGTAAGCAG CAGGATCCATCAGTTGTCTGGAGTCAGCAAGCAGATCCGAATCAGTGGTCAAGCACTTACTATGGCTATGGGTACGATGCATATGGATATGCTCAGGACCCGTCATATGCATATGGTGCTTATGCAGGATATAGCCAGTATCCCCAACAG GTTGAGGGAACTGGGGACGCCTCATCTGTTGCTGGTAGGCATCCAGGCATGGAACAGAAAGAGGAGGCGTATGATCCGATGAACATACCTGATGTTGACAA GCTGAATGCTTCATACATGGCTGTGCATGGTAGAGCCATGGTAGGGCGGTCCTTGTGGTTGAAGACAAACCCGTTGCCCCAGCCGACTTGA
- the LOC133916753 gene encoding polyadenylate-binding protein RBP47B'-like isoform X2 codes for MAAAPYHQPTSLEEVRTLWIGDLQYWTDENYLYGCFAHTGEVQSVKIIRNKLTSLPEGYGFIEFISHEAAEKVLQTYNGTQMPGTEHTFRLNWASFGSGERRPDAGPDHSIFVGDLAPDVTDYLLQETFRVNYQSVRGAKVVTDPNTGRSKGYGFVKFADENEKNRAMTEMNGVYCSTRPMRISAAIPKKSTGSQLQYPAAKAMYPATTYAVPQLQTVLPDSDLTNTTIFIGNLDPNVTEDELRQICVQFGELIYVKIPVGKGCGFVQYASRASAEEAVQRLHGTVIGQQVVRLSWGRSPASKQDPSVVWSQQADPNQWSSTYYGYGYDAYGYAQDPSYAYGAYAGYSQYPQQVEGTGDASSVAGRHPGMEQKEEAYDPMNIPDVDKLNASYMAVHGRAMVGRSLWLKTNPLPQPT; via the exons atggcggcggcgccgtACCACCAACCGACGAGCCTGGAGGAGGTCCGGACGCTGTGGATCGGCGACCTCCAGTATTGGACCGACGAGAACTACCTCTACGGCTGCTTCGCCCACACCGGCGAG GTACAATCTGTTAAAATAATACGCAACAAACTAACAAGCCTTCCAGAGGGTTATGGTTTCATAGAATTCATTTCGCATGAAGCTGCTGAGAAAGTTCTACAGACTTACAATGGCACACAGATGCCTGGAACCGAGCATACGTTCAGATTGAACTGGGCCTCTTTCGGCTCTGGTGAGAGGCGTCCCGATGCAGGACCTGATCATTCGATTTTCGTAGGGGACCTGGCACCTGATGTCACAGATTACTTACTACAGGAGACTTTCCGGGTGAACTATCAATCTGTTAGAGGGGCTAAGGTTGTCACAGATCCAAATACTGGGAGATCCAAAGGATACGGATTTGTAAAATTCGCAGATGAAAATGAAAAGAATCGTGCAATGAcagaaatgaatggtgtgtacTGCTCAACAAGACCTATGCGGATAAGTGCTGCAATACCTAAGAAATCCACTGGCTCACAGCTTCAATATCCAGCTGCTAAAG CGATGTATCCAGCAACAACTTATGCAGTTCCTCAGCTTCAGACAGTTTTACCTGATAGTGATCTTACAAACACTACT ATATTTATCGGTAACTTGGACCCGAATGTGACAGAAGATGAGCTGAGGCAGATATGCGTGCAATTTGGGGAGCTTATATATGTGAAAATTCCAGTTGGTAAAGGATGTGGATTTGTACAATACGCTTCTAG GGCATCAGCTGAAGAGGCAGTACAACGTCTTCATGGCACAGTGATTGGCCAACAAGTAGTTCGGCTTTCATGGGGCAGAAGTCCTGCAAGTAAGCAG GATCCATCAGTTGTCTGGAGTCAGCAAGCAGATCCGAATCAGTGGTCAAGCACTTACTATGGCTATGGGTACGATGCATATGGATATGCTCAGGACCCGTCATATGCATATGGTGCTTATGCAGGATATAGCCAGTATCCCCAACAG GTTGAGGGAACTGGGGACGCCTCATCTGTTGCTGGTAGGCATCCAGGCATGGAACAGAAAGAGGAGGCGTATGATCCGATGAACATACCTGATGTTGACAA GCTGAATGCTTCATACATGGCTGTGCATGGTAGAGCCATGGTAGGGCGGTCCTTGTGGTTGAAGACAAACCCGTTGCCCCAGCCGACTTGA
- the LOC133914465 gene encoding uncharacterized protein LOC133914465 isoform X2, producing MEFMEPKDIDWSRVVSRYVRDETYEGIVAPRWADLADPNAGRADVDEEAWFCRSDCHHPKTAEDFFKLSPSPKGKLLRSASAMLPFGERNANATILRDGNNNLKWRGAGAGGAVPTSTSPKPKAAHKKSFQEDSENRDPTLARPPPPPAASRPPFGAPRWTKNAKEAIKSSAEKRPDNAEEEVLLSKNTTSRQLKSTLSARNLFSGRDILGQISEFYDELKRMVGGSGGRRVSESLEECSSSPMNGSGVAEKVACDGASGDLLPSEIVKEVARQETVQKSPSPMKGKKVGLKVEAGKQRSPSVLKEVKATPPTPQRFPSPSVNRSKNVKAGGMATVGSPLKKPLKEKGTPSKDLENKRDAMRQPFGVKDMNNTRACDAEGSSSSIFWFLKPCTFLVD from the exons ATGGAGTTTATGGAGCCCAAGGACATCGACTGGAGCAGGGTGGTGTCGCGGTACGTGCGCGACGAGACCTACGAGGGCATCGTGGCCCCGCGCTGGGCCGACCTCGCCGACCCCAACGCCGGTCGCgccgacgtcgacgaagaagcTTGGTTCTGCCGCTCCG ATTGCCATCACCCGAAGACGGCCGAGGATTTCTTCAAGCTAAGCCCCAGCCCCAAG GGCAAGCTGCTGCGATCAGCGTCGGCCATGCTGCCGTTCGGCGAGAGGAACGCCAATGCCACCATCCTCAG AGACGGCAATAACAACCTGAAGTGGcggggcgccggcgccggcggtgcCGTTCCCACCTCCACGTCGCCCAAGCCAAAGGCAGCGCACAAGAAGAGTTTCCAGGAGGACAGCGAGAACCGGGACCCTACGCTGGCCaggccgccaccaccaccagcggCAAGTAGGCCGCCTTTCGGTGCCCCCCGGTGGACCAAGAACGCCAAGGAGGCCATCAAGTCCAGTGCGGAGAAGCGGCCCGACAATGCAGAGGAGGAGGTGCTGctcagcaagaacaccacatcGAGGCAGCTCAAGAGCACCCTCTCTGCGAGGAACCTGTTTTCCGGAAGGGATATACTTGGCCAGATATCGGAGTTCTACGATGAGCTCAAGCGGATGgttggcggcagcggcggccggcgtGTCTCAGAAAGCCTGGAGGAATGCAGCTCAAGCCCAAT GAACGGGAGCGGTGTGGCGGAGAAGGTGGCTTGTGATGGTGCCTCCGGTGATCTGCTTCCCTCGGAGATCGTGAAGGAGGTGGCAAGACAAGAAACAGTACAAAAGAGTCCAAGCCCGAT GAAGGGAAAGAAGGTGGGGTTGAAGGTGGAAGCAGGGAAGCAAAGGTCACCCTCTGTGCTGAAGGAGGTGAAGGCAACACCGCCGACTCCACAGCGGTTTCCATCCCCATCGGTGAACCGCAGTAAGAATGTTAAAGCTGGAGGGATGGCAACGGTAGGCTCACCACTCAAGAAGCCACTGAAG GAGAAGGGGACACCCAGTAAAGATCTGGAGAACAAAAGAGATGCTATGAGGCAACCTTTTGGGGTTAAGGATATGAACAATACAAGAGCTTGTGATGCAGAAGGGAGCTCCAGTAGCATATTTTGGTTCTTGAAGCCCTGCACTTTCCTTGTGGACTAG
- the LOC133914465 gene encoding uncharacterized protein LOC133914465 isoform X1 — MEFMEPKDIDWSRVVSRYVRDETYEGIVAPRWADLADPNAGRADVDEEAWFCRSDCHHPKTAEDFFKLSPSPKGKLLRSASAMLPFGERNANATILRDGNNNLKWRGAGAGGAVPTSTSPKPKAAHKKSFQEDSENRDPTLARPPPPPAASRPPFGAPRWTKNAKEAIKSSAEKRPDNAEEEVLLSKNTTSRQLKSTLSARNLFSGRDILGQISEFYDELKRMVGGSGGRRVSESLEECSSSPMNGSGVAEKVACDGASGDLLPSEIVKEVARQETVQKSPSPIFCRKGKKVGLKVEAGKQRSPSVLKEVKATPPTPQRFPSPSVNRSKNVKAGGMATVGSPLKKPLKEKGTPSKDLENKRDAMRQPFGVKDMNNTRACDAEGSSSSIFWFLKPCTFLVD, encoded by the exons ATGGAGTTTATGGAGCCCAAGGACATCGACTGGAGCAGGGTGGTGTCGCGGTACGTGCGCGACGAGACCTACGAGGGCATCGTGGCCCCGCGCTGGGCCGACCTCGCCGACCCCAACGCCGGTCGCgccgacgtcgacgaagaagcTTGGTTCTGCCGCTCCG ATTGCCATCACCCGAAGACGGCCGAGGATTTCTTCAAGCTAAGCCCCAGCCCCAAG GGCAAGCTGCTGCGATCAGCGTCGGCCATGCTGCCGTTCGGCGAGAGGAACGCCAATGCCACCATCCTCAG AGACGGCAATAACAACCTGAAGTGGcggggcgccggcgccggcggtgcCGTTCCCACCTCCACGTCGCCCAAGCCAAAGGCAGCGCACAAGAAGAGTTTCCAGGAGGACAGCGAGAACCGGGACCCTACGCTGGCCaggccgccaccaccaccagcggCAAGTAGGCCGCCTTTCGGTGCCCCCCGGTGGACCAAGAACGCCAAGGAGGCCATCAAGTCCAGTGCGGAGAAGCGGCCCGACAATGCAGAGGAGGAGGTGCTGctcagcaagaacaccacatcGAGGCAGCTCAAGAGCACCCTCTCTGCGAGGAACCTGTTTTCCGGAAGGGATATACTTGGCCAGATATCGGAGTTCTACGATGAGCTCAAGCGGATGgttggcggcagcggcggccggcgtGTCTCAGAAAGCCTGGAGGAATGCAGCTCAAGCCCAAT GAACGGGAGCGGTGTGGCGGAGAAGGTGGCTTGTGATGGTGCCTCCGGTGATCTGCTTCCCTCGGAGATCGTGAAGGAGGTGGCAAGACAAGAAACAGTACAAAAGAGTCCAAGCCCGAT TTTCTGCAGGAAGGGAAAGAAGGTGGGGTTGAAGGTGGAAGCAGGGAAGCAAAGGTCACCCTCTGTGCTGAAGGAGGTGAAGGCAACACCGCCGACTCCACAGCGGTTTCCATCCCCATCGGTGAACCGCAGTAAGAATGTTAAAGCTGGAGGGATGGCAACGGTAGGCTCACCACTCAAGAAGCCACTGAAG GAGAAGGGGACACCCAGTAAAGATCTGGAGAACAAAAGAGATGCTATGAGGCAACCTTTTGGGGTTAAGGATATGAACAATACAAGAGCTTGTGATGCAGAAGGGAGCTCCAGTAGCATATTTTGGTTCTTGAAGCCCTGCACTTTCCTTGTGGACTAG
- the LOC133916755 gene encoding dehydration-responsive element-binding protein 2E-like has translation MESYGRKRAWKKGPTRGKGGPQNAACEYRGVRQRTWGKWVAEIREPNKRSRIWLGSFATAEEAALAYDEAARRLYGPDAFLNLPHLRASISAAAAHQRLRWLPASARGAVPGYGLLNLNAQHNVHVIHQRLQELKNNSPTKPPQSARVPQLPTLPASSSPCSTVTTGVAASAALPPPMSCFQALEQAVATAAMTADTAPCEVACAGANKPQLDLREFLQQIGVLKADEEGAVAKDGFHGEGEVAGAFGFTGNSEFDWDALAADLNDIAGGHGGSVGVNGAFQIDDLHEVDQFGCLPIPVWDV, from the coding sequence ATGGAGAGCTACGGGCGGAAGCGGGCGTGGAAGAAGGGTCCTACGCGGGGGAAGGGCGGCCCGCAGAACGCGGCGTGCGAGTACCGCGGCGTGCGCCAGCGGACGTGGGGCAAGTGGGTGGCCGAGATACGCGAGCCCAACAAGCGCAGTCGCATCTGGCTCGGCTCCTTCGCCACCGCCGAGGAGGCTGCGCTAGCCTACGACGAGGCCGCACGCAGGCTCTACGGGCCCGACGCCTTCCTCAACCTGCCGCACCTCCGCGCCTCCatatccgccgccgccgcgcaccAGCGTCTCAGGTGGCTCCCGGCGTCCGCCAGGGGGGCCGTCCCCGGCTACGGACTCCTCAACCTCAACGCGCAGCACAACGTCCACGTCATCCACCAGAGACTGCAGGAGCTCAAGAACAACTCGCCCACCAAGCCGCCGCAGAGCGCGCGAGTTCCCCAGCTCCCAACtctcccggcctcctcctctccttgctcCACCGTGACCACCGGCGTAGCTGCCTCCGCAGCTCTGCCGCCGCCCATGTCGTGCTTCCAGGCCCTGGAGCAGGCGGTGGCCACGGCCGCGATGACGGCGGACACCGCGCCGTGCGAGGTCGCCTGCGCCGGCGCGAACAAGCCCCAGCTCGACCTCAGGGAGTTCTTGCAGCAGATCGGCGTGCTCAAGGCCGACGAGGAGGGCGCGGTAGCCAAGGACGGCTTTCACGGGGAAGGCGAGGTGGCAGGCGCGTTTGGCTTCACCGGCAACAGCGAGTTCGACTGGGACGCGCTGGCTGCGGACCTGAACGACATCGCGGGAGGCCACGGCGGCTCGGTGGGCGTGAACGGAGCGTTTCAGATTGACGATCTGCATGAGGTCGACCAGTTCGGCTGCTTGCCCATCCCTGTCTGGGACGTGTAA
- the LOC133916754 gene encoding adenylosuccinate synthetase 1, chloroplastic-like, translated as MSLSTLSHPAAAAAAAAGSGKCFSSAAPAAQLARLPKTCPLTPAAVSAASAAVQAGSAEDRVSALSQVSGVLGSQWGDEGKGKLVDVLAPRFDIVARCQGGANAGHTIYNSEGKKFALHLVPSGILHEGTLCVVGNGAVIHVPGFFGEIDGLESNGVSCDGRILVSDRAHLLFDLHQIVDGLREAELENSFIGTTKRGIGPCYSSKVTRNGLRVCDLRHMDTFGDKLDVLLKDAALRFQGFKYSKSMLNDEVERYKRFAERLEPFIADTVHMLNESIQQKKKILVEGGQATMLDVDFGTYPYVTSSSPSAGGICTGLGIAPRVIGDLIGVVKAYTTRVGSGPFPTELFGEEGDLLRNAGMEFGTTTGRPRRCGWLDIVALKYCCQINGFSSLNLTKLDVLSGLSEIKLGVSYNQIDGQKLQSFPGDLDTLEQVQVKYEVLPGWRSDISSVRSYNELPQAARCYVERIEELVGVPVHYIGVGPGRDALIHK; from the exons ATGTCACTCTCCACTCTCAGCcacccggccgccgccgccgccgccgccgccgggagcGGGAAATGCTTTTCCTCGGCTGCCCCGGCGGCGCAGTTGGCCCGTCTTCCAAAGACATGCCCCCTTAcccccgccgccgtgtccgccgCGTCTGCGGCTGTTCAGGCGGGTTCCGCGGAGGATAGGGTCTCGGCGCTGAGCCAGGTATCCGGCGTTCTGGGGTCGCAGTGGGGCGACGAGGGGAAGGGCAAGCTCGTCGACGTGCTCGCCCCCCGCTTCGACATCGTCGCGCGTTGCCAG GGTGGAGCAAATGCTGGACACACCATCTACAACTCTGAAGGCAAGAAATTTGCCCTTCATCTTGTTCCATCTGGTATTCTCCACGAAGGGACACTTTGTGTTGTTGGGAACGGAGCAGTGATCCATGTTCCAGGGTTCTTCGGAGAAATTGATGGTCTTGAGTCCAATGGAGTCAGTTGTGATGGAAGAATACTGGTCTCTGATCGGGCACATCTGCTGTTTGATCTGCACCAGATTGTAGATGGACTTAGGGAAGCTGAGCTAGAAAATTCCTTTATAGGGACAACTAAGAGAGGCATTGGACCTTGCTACTCCAGCAAGGTAACTCGAAATGGACTGCGAGTTTGTGATCTAAGGCACATGGACACTTTTGGGGATAAGCTTGATGTCTTATTGAAAGATGCTGCTTTGAGGTTTCAAGGCTTCAAGTACAGCAAAAGCATGCTCAATGACGAGGTTGAGAGGTACAAGAGGTTTGCAGAGCGCTTAGAGCCCTTCATTGCTGATACAGTGCACATGCTAAATGAATCTATCCAGCAGAAGAAGAAAATTCTGGTTGAAGGCGGCCAAGCAACTATGCTGGATGTTGATTTTGGAACCTATCCTTATGTGACTTCTTCTAGCCCTTCAGCTGGTGGAATATGCACCGGCCTTGGGATTGCCCCAAGGGTAATTGGTGACCTGATCGGAGTG GTCAAAGCTTACACAACAAGAGTTGGCTCTGGTCCTTTCCCAACTGAACTGTTTGGAGAGGAAGGTGATCTCCTTAGGAATGCTGGAATGGAATTTGGCACGACAACGGGTCGCCCAAGGCGATGTGGCTGGCTTGACATTGTTGCACTTAAGTACTGCTGCCAAATCAATGGGTTTTCATCGCTTAATCTGACCAAACTTGATGTTCTGTCTGGGTTGTCAGAAATTAAGTTAGGTGTTTCTTATAACCAAATTGATGGACAGAAGCTACAGTCCTTCCCAGGGGATCTTGACACCCTGGAGCAAGTACAG GTCAAATACGAGGTGCTGCCTGGGTGGCGAAGTGACATTTCTTCTGTTCGAAGTTACAATGAACTTCCCCAAGCTGCCCGCTGCTACGTGGAGAGGATAGAAGAGCTTGTTGGTGTTCCCGTGCACTACATTGGTGTTGGACCTGGGAGAGATGCTCTCATACACAAGTGA
- the LOC133916756 gene encoding uncharacterized protein LOC133916756: MLRVVASTLPTLRPLLRRRHLLNHKPLLRSCLPPRPFCALSSSAPPAAVPAPSSAGVGEAVALDEHLTRCAAAGRAPLRVAVLVSGGVDSSVALRLLHAAGHRCTAFYLKIWFQEDFRNFWSECPWDEDLKYVQAVCDKIDVPLEVVHLSDEYWNHVVSHIINEYRCGRTPNPDVLCNTRIKFGAFLESIENLGFDYIASGHYAHVIHPSVENTEGPSVLQLSKDKVKDQTYFLSHLSQSQLRRLLFPLGCMTKDEVRKLAAQMGLPNQSRKDSQGICFLGKVKFSEFVERHIGKMEGVILEAESGDYLGKHHGFWFYTIGQRQGLRLPGGPWYVVEKDVQNNVVFVSRNYYTLDKRRRTFRVGSLNWFINSGPANKEQLKCKVRHSPEFHDCTVSNEQTEENGDVLVVHLSEDDQGLAAGQFAAFYRENLCLGSGIILDSWDKMSFPVCSRALEIARLEDKSTLGKPVKIMNLEHILKPEQEPIEVA; this comes from the exons ATGCTGCGCGTCGTCGCCTCCACACTCCCCACCCTCCGCCCGCTCCTCCGGCGCCGTCATCTGCTAAACCATAAACCCCTGCTCCGCTCGTGCCTCCCGCCACGGCCGTTCTGCGCCCTCTCGTCGTCCGCGCCTCCTGCCGCCGTCCCCGCGCCCAGCTCCGCGGGGgtgggagaggcggtggcgCTGGATGAGCACCTTACGCGGTGCGCCGCGGCTGGCAGGGCGCCGCTGCGGGTGGCGGTGCTCGTCAGCGGTGGGGTGGACAGCAGCGTCGCGCTCCGCCTCCTCCACGCCGCCGGCCACCGCTGCACCGCCTTCTACCTTAAGATCTGGTTCCAA GAAGATTTCAGGAACTTTTGGTCCGAGTGTCCGTGGGACGAGGATTTAAAGTATGTACAAGCTGTCTGTGACAAG ATTGATGTGCCGTTGGAGGTGGTCCATCTCTCTGATGAGTATTGGAACCATGTG GTATCTCATATCATCAATGAGTATCGATGTGGTCGTACTCCGAATCCTGATGTTCTGTGCAACACAAGAATAAAGTTCG GGGCTTTCTTAGAATCCATTGAAAATTTGGGATTTGACTACATAGCTTCAGGACATTATGCACATGTAATTCATCCTTCCGTTGAAAATACTGAAGGGCCATCAGTACTACAATTATCAAAGGACAAG GTCAAGGATCAGACATATTTCCTCTCACATCTATCTCAATCTCAGCTTAGAAGGCTTCTTTTCCCTCTAGGATGTATGACAAAG GATGAGGTGCGCAAACTGGCTGCTCAAATGGGCCTTCCTAACCAAAGTAGAAAGGACTCGCAAGGGATATGCTTTCTTGGAAAG GTCAAGTTTAGTGAGTTTGTTGAAAGACATATAGGAAAGATGGAGGGGGTCATACTGGAAGCTGAGTCTGGAGATTACCTAGGGAAACACCATGGGTTTTGGTTCTATACAATTGGTCAGCGGCAAGGATTGCGGCTTCCTGGAGGACCTTG GTACGTGGTTGAGAAAGATGTTCAAAACAATGTAGTTTTTGTGTCTAGGAATTACTATACGCTGGATAAGAGGAGGCGCACATTTCGTGTTGGATCACTAAATTGGTTTATCAATTCTGGACCTGCAAACAAAGAACAACTTAAATGCAAG GTACGGCATAGCCCTGAATTTCATGATTGCACAGTGTCAAATGAGCAAACTGAAGAAAATGGAGATGTTTTGGTGGTGCATCTGTCTGAAGATGACCAGGGCTTAGCAGCTGGTCAGTTTGCAGCGTTCTACCGTGAAAATTTATGCCTGGGTTCAGGCATAATTTTGGATTCGTGGGACAAAATGAGCTTCCCTGTTTGCTCAAGGGCATTAGAAATTGCTAGATTGGAGGACAAGTCAACCCTAGGGAAGCCAGTAAAGATTATGAATTTGGAACATATACTGAAACCAGAACAGGAGCCAATCGAAGTCGCCTGA